A window of Phycisphaerales bacterium contains these coding sequences:
- a CDS encoding sigma-70 family RNA polymerase sigma factor yields MVQDQAGLRLTRGDHHVDATGGDVVAAISGDPEALKRVWNDNRRWVAAVILAHKPRWADLDDLLQEVAVSLVRKVGEVRDPAALKPWLRTVAMNAALASARSGRKRARDTGIEDDNTYMGRSGRPEVGSEEREEGRRLMALAEKLPDGYREPLLLKALHDLSYREIGAILDLPETTIETRIARGRRMLRELATAKV; encoded by the coding sequence GTGGTTCAGGACCAGGCTGGGCTGAGGCTGACAAGGGGTGATCACCACGTCGACGCCACGGGCGGCGACGTGGTTGCTGCTATTTCAGGCGACCCTGAGGCGCTCAAGCGGGTGTGGAACGACAACCGCCGCTGGGTCGCGGCCGTGATCCTGGCCCACAAGCCCCGCTGGGCGGACTTGGACGACCTGCTCCAGGAGGTCGCCGTCTCGCTGGTGCGGAAAGTAGGGGAGGTCCGCGACCCCGCGGCCCTAAAACCCTGGCTCCGCACGGTGGCCATGAACGCCGCACTGGCCTCCGCCCGTTCGGGCCGCAAGCGGGCGCGGGACACCGGCATCGAGGACGATAACACGTACATGGGGCGGTCCGGCCGCCCCGAGGTCGGCAGCGAGGAGCGGGAAGAGGGGCGGCGGCTGATGGCCCTGGCCGAGAAGCTGCCCGACGGCTACCGCGAGCCGCTGCTGCTCAAGGCCCTGCACGACCTCAGCTACAGGGAGATCGGGGCGATCCTGGACCTGCCGGAGACGACCATCGAGACGCGGATCGCCCGCGGGCGGCGGATGCTGCGGGAGCTGGCGACGGCGAAGGTGTGA
- a CDS encoding twin-arginine translocase subunit TatC translates to MSLGEHLEELRRRVIIALLGLVPIIVLAFVFGKPLLDVITKPVTDALRAHGEAGQMILTGPAEGFAVYMKVAILAAVVVGAPWLIYQLWKFVSPGLYSHEKRFAYFLIPLSTILTASGVAFLYFYIMPLILTFFLDFNSALGASEIAVAPLPPGTTLANMPLLAADPPADALQPGSAWINTSQNLLRICVAVKDSVPTIASVSLKASVGAVSEFRYSEYFSLLLSLTIAFAVAFQAPVVVLLLGWAGLVDQKTLGKYRRHAILVCAIVAAAITPGDPASMIMLLVPLYLLYELGGILLRLFPAKRVAGKRTGSRWGSSEEEYEDDLVEGPR, encoded by the coding sequence ATGTCCCTCGGCGAGCACCTGGAAGAGCTCCGGCGCCGGGTCATCATCGCGCTGCTTGGCCTCGTCCCGATCATCGTGCTCGCCTTCGTCTTCGGCAAGCCGCTCCTGGACGTCATCACCAAACCCGTCACCGACGCCCTCCGCGCCCACGGCGAGGCGGGGCAGATGATCCTCACCGGACCGGCCGAAGGTTTCGCGGTCTATATGAAGGTCGCGATTCTCGCGGCCGTGGTGGTCGGCGCGCCCTGGCTCATCTACCAGCTGTGGAAGTTCGTCTCGCCGGGCCTCTACTCGCACGAGAAGCGCTTCGCGTACTTCCTGATCCCGCTCTCGACCATCCTCACGGCCAGCGGCGTGGCATTCCTCTACTTCTACATCATGCCGCTGATCCTGACGTTCTTCCTGGACTTCAACAGCGCGCTGGGAGCTTCGGAGATCGCAGTGGCCCCGCTGCCGCCCGGGACGACGCTCGCGAACATGCCGCTGCTCGCCGCTGATCCGCCCGCGGACGCACTGCAGCCCGGCTCCGCGTGGATCAACACCTCGCAGAACCTGCTGCGGATCTGCGTCGCAGTGAAGGACAGCGTGCCCACCATCGCGTCGGTGTCGCTCAAGGCCAGCGTGGGCGCGGTCTCCGAGTTCCGCTACAGCGAGTACTTCAGCCTGCTGCTCTCGCTGACGATCGCCTTCGCGGTCGCGTTCCAAGCGCCGGTGGTGGTGCTGCTGCTGGGTTGGGCGGGGCTGGTGGACCAGAAGACGCTGGGCAAGTACCGCCGGCACGCGATCCTCGTGTGCGCCATCGTCGCGGCCGCGATCACGCCCGGCGACCCGGCATCGATGATCATGCTGCTCGTGCCGCTGTACCTACTCTATGAGCTCGGCGGCATCCTGCTGCGGCTGTTCCCTGCTAAGCGCGTAGCAGGCAAGCGCACGGGCTCGCGGTGGGGTAGCAGCGAGGAGGAGTACGAGGACGACCTGGTCGAGGGGCCGCGATGA